A single genomic interval of Daucus carota subsp. sativus chromosome 1, DH1 v3.0, whole genome shotgun sequence harbors:
- the LOC135150816 gene encoding uncharacterized protein LOC135150816 — protein sequence MDKSWIFKDRDTLDYEIGVEEFLIFAEENASDTKKIPCPCKRCVNFKKFAVKIIRGHLYEYGFSLGYLDWIWHTQGCGITGSTVHDNAPSPAPTLDPASMHSPGHASQTVNVCDAAYNSSEYNNESYQFRRFVVDAQQPLYEGSECTKLESMLKLHNWKARFGISDSAFTDLLSTVGSLLPKENMMPPNAYEAKKILSNLGLEYIKYHSCPNDCILYQGVYVDASECPKCGLSRWKLGKDGKGCPKQPGGTECGYVIMRYMKEIVMDNEMTFFKRWASKNRKVICSKAELDEVRFETLSHIESFL from the exons ATGGACAAGTCTTGGATTTTCAAAGATAGGGATACACTTGACTATGAAATCGGGGTTGAAGagtttttaatatttgccgAGGAAAATGCTAGTGATACTAAAAAAATCCCATGCCCCTGTAAAAGATgtgttaattttaaaaaatttgcagTTAAGATTATTAGGGGACATTTATATGAATACGGTTTTAGTTTGGGATACCTTGATTGGATTTGGCACACACAAGGGTGTGGAATCACAGGATCAACAGTTCATGACAATGCCCCTAGCCCTGCACCTACGCTTGACCCTGCATCGATGCATTCCCCTGGTCATGCATCACAAACAGTCAATGTTTGTGATGCTGCGTATAATTCGAGTGAGTACAATAATGAGTCGTATCAGTTTAGGAGATTTGTGGTTGATGCTCAACAGCCTTTGTATGAGGGTAGTGAATGTACCAAATTGGAGTCGATGCTGAAACTGCATAATTGGAAAGCAAGGTTTGGAATTAGTGATAGCGCCTTTACAGATTTATTGTCTACTGTTGGCTCTCTCCTTCCTAAAGAAAATATGATGCCACCTAATGCATATGAAGCCAAGAAAATATTATCCAACTTAGGCCTAGAATACATAAAGTACCACTCATGTCCAAACGATTGCATACTATATCAGGGGGTATATGTTGATGCTTCTGAGTGTCCTAAGTGTGGTCTATCTCGCTGGAAGTTAGGAAAGGATGGTAAA GGATGTCCTAAACAGCCCGGTGGAACTGAATGCGGCTATGTTATTATGCGGTATATGAAAGAGATTGTCATGGACaatgaaatgacattttttaAAAGG TGGGCATCCAAGAATCGAAAAGTGATTTGTTCCAAGGCTGAGCTTGACGAGGTTCGGTTTGAGACACTTAGCCATATCGAGTCCTTCTTATAA